The following nucleotide sequence is from Mesorhizobium sp. J8.
CGAGCGACGTGTGCGCGATCTCTGGGCGCCGGCGCGGTTACGCCGTTGATTGTCGGGCGGTGTTTATCCATGATCGCGCCAGCGCCGACGGCGTTGCCAAAGCCCGCTGCCGACATTCGATGACAGCAGGATCGTTCACAAGAGGCTGTTGAATTGCGGCCACGCTTCACATAGCTCCGGCTGCAATCGGGGATGGTGTCTGGCGGGCCGATAAGGTGGCCCACAGCAACAAACCGCACTTCATTGCGAGGCCCCGCGGTTCCGGGGCGCTGCAAAGTTCGGATTTGCCGTAATATGCGGCGCGGACATAACCCGCCCGGATCTTCATCGGCAGCGCGCTTCGCTGGGCGAACTCAGGACAGCGAAGCCGCCAGATCTTCGAAACACTCGAGATGGGGGCTCGAGTCCTCGTCCAAGACGCCATTTTCGGGCGGCAATTCCCTGGCAAGCCTTTAATGGATCATGCTGCACGTCTCTTAGCTGCGTCATCCTCGTCGCCCCACTGGAGCCGGCCGGGCCTCCCGACCGCCGGTTCGATAATGATGATCGCCTCTGGAGAATGGTTCTTGTTGTCGAGCGCGGCAGTCTCCACCGACTTGCCGTGTTCTACCTTTTGCCAATGGCCGGGACGCGGCCGAGCGATCTCGTGAGCATCGCAGGCCTGCGCGACATGTTGATCTCTGACGCCATACAGCCTTGCGATCTCGGTCATCGGTTTCGACCAGACCAACTCATGAAGCTCGGCACGCGTCATTCTCAGCACGTTTCTTCCTCTCGTATCAGTCATCAGGATGCCAGCCTGCCTGTCGGCATGGCTATATGCTCCCCTGCCTTAACTGCACCATATGAAGATTTTGTGGGTGCGCTCGGTCGCACCATCTATCCGTCAGCCTATCGATGTTCTCGTCGCATAGCGAAGCATGCCATCCTATGGATGAAGCGTGGGGAAAACAGAAATTGCCCGGTTATCATGTTTCCGGCGCGGAAGCTTCCGACCGATTGCGAGAGCCGAATTGCTGAATTGAATTCGGGTATGTTCGCCCCCCGACATCTCTCCCTCGGGTCGAACCGCCCGTCGCGGCGCTGGTCCAATCCGAACCTTGCTTCAACGTGAGGGGCGTCGCTAATCCTCATGCAAACGCATCAGAACCAAGAGTGCCCAGTTCGAACGCCGCCTGCAAATTTGCATGCCGAGCGCCTGAGACAATCTTTCAGTTAATCCTGCCGCCCGGACCTTGTGCTCCGAATGAGGCAGTTGTGACCCGCCGCGCAGTCTCTCGCGGCCGCGGCTGTGAATGACGGTATCGTGATTTCCTCGTTTGAAAAGCGTCACGGTCGATGCCGTGCGTCAGCTAGCAAATAGTTCCTTGTAGCCGCTCGTCACCATCCAGTTCGCGCGGTCGAGATGACTGCGAAGGACCTTGCGGGCGCGTACCGGTTCAAGGACCGGGTCGATGCCAAGAATGAGCTCGGCCATCTCCTCTTCGCTGGCATTGTCGGCGCAAGCATCCAGAATCCTCAGGTAAATCGTGAAGTGCTGTCTGTCGTAGGCCGTGACGGTGTCAGACCAGGGGACCTCATCGCTCAGGGTTGAGCTCGCGGTCTCATCTTTTCCCGTCGATCGATTCATGCCTGCTGCGAACCTCGCCTGTTGAGCGGTGGATCCAATAACATATCCCAAAATGGGATTATCCGAAACCGGGATTACTCGCTCAGCCGGTCTTTACCCGACCGGTTCGCCTACATGCCCAAATCCCTTCGATCGCCCCGCCACCAGCGGTTCCTGGCTCAACTGGTTTCGCTGCGTGCGGCCAAAGGTCTAACCCAGGCGCAGGTGGCTGAGATGCTTGGTCGTCCACAATCCTTTGTGGCCAAGTATGAAGGAGGAGAACGGCGTCTGGATGTCATTGAGTTTCTCGACGTAGCTGCGGCGCTTGACGCTGACCCCTGCAAGATTCTGTCCAGCCTGCGGTCCTAGCCGGCACGCAAAGCCTGACGACATGCCGGGCGGGCAGAAGTCTGTCGTTCGGCAGACGCTTCATGCTGCCTTCGCAACGGCCTGATCGGCCTAAGAACGAGCGGATCACAGAACGCTTGAGCCATGCTCTATTGAGCAGGCCTTGCGCCAGACGGGCATTGAAGGTGACACGGAGTTGCTTGAATTCGCTCTCGCGAATCTCGCGCTCGAAGACAATTTAGGCGACCATGAACAAGCTTGGGGGAACCATCGGTCCAGACATCAAACTCGGCTTCGATTGAGGTCTGAGTGTCAGAATTCGATGGTGATGTAGCCCTTCGCTCCCTCCTCGGCTTTCAAACCAAAATACTTGCTCGCCGACCTGATGATCGTGCGTACGGCCTTCCGGTTCGACGGCGTCAAGGCACTCCTGGGTTACGAGATCGGCCTGCTGATAATGCGGACCCTGCGGAGACCGCGGAACTACTGTTCACGCAGGTGTTTGACTACGAGGTTGTCCTCATGGTGCATGGCCGCTCATGCGTGGGGCCGCAAGATCTCCTGGACGAAGAACTGATTTCCGTGCCTGTCCCTTTGGAGCGCCCGGACGTTTACATGCGATTCCTTGTTCCGGCGCACTGCTGGCCCCGTCAGCATCGCACAGCCGAAACCATCGACCTGATGCTGCAACTGGTCTGCGCGGGCAGGGGCGTGACTTTCTTCCCGATTGGCTGCTCAACGAGGACGCTTCCGGACTGCCGATACGCGCACTGCGGCTGGGTGATACCGGCTTCAGAAGAGCATCAATCTCGGTGTAGGGCGCGGCGAGGAGACGACCTCCTCTATCGACGGCTTCCTGAAGCTTGCCCGAGAACTGGACACTCGCCCTTGCCAAACGGTGCCCCGGGATGCCCGATGTCGGCGGCATCATGCCCGAGCAAGTGGTAGCTGCTCGGCGGACGCACGAATCTCTTACCGCCGGGCTTCAATCCGGCATTGGCAACACGTCGGCATGCTGAAGAGGAGCGTCCTTGATCCAGATCCGGGCGCCCTGCGGGCCTGTCATTGCTTGAAGCGGTTCGCCTGCCGGCAACCTTCCCCAACTCTGCGGCTCCAGTTTCTCATCTCCGACAGCGAGGTTGCCGGACAGCACAAGAAACTCGAGGCCACGGCGATTTTTGACCGTTACGGAGGAGTTGGCCTGCCAGTCCTCGATCGAAACACGTTCCTTGTCTTCGTTGAACAGGACACGTGCTTTTCCGACCCCCTTGCGCAACGGTGCTGCTTCACCCTCGCCAGGCTGACGGACGATTTGCACATCATCGCCCTTACGGAACTGCCAAAGACGCACGAAGATCGTGCACCCGTCTTGGGATGCCGGCACGTGGGAAGTGCCGGGCGGGTTACGGAAATAGCTTCCCGCCGGATAGTCCCCATGCTCGTCCTGGAACGTCCCCTCAAGCACGAGAATTTCCTCGCCGCCGGCATGGACGTGGCGGGGAAAGGCGCTGCCCGGCGCGTAGCGCACGATCGAGGTCGCGCGGGCGACCTCGCCCCCAATGCGATAGAGCATGCGGCGATCGACGCCCGCGGCGGGACTCGGTACCCAGTCGAGCCTGGCCGCGTGGACGATCACAGGTTTCGTGAGGTCTTCATTGATGCGCATTGGGCTGGTCTCCCATTGTCAGGACTATTCGGAACTTCACATCGCCAGATCTCATTTTCTGGACCGCTTCCGCAGCCAGCTCCAGCGGCATGGTCTCGATCATCGGCCGCACTCCTGTCAGCACGCTGAAATCCAGCGTCTTCTCGTTTTCGAACGGCGATCCCGTAATGGAGCCGATGATGCCACGTTCGGCCCCTACCAGATATCCTGTCGAGACCGGCAGAGGATCCTTGCCGACGCCGAGCACGACAAGACGGCCCTCCGGCGCAAGGGCAGGCATGATCGCGGCGACGGCCGCTGAATCGGCGGTCGTCGTCAGGATGGCTTTCGCGCCGCCCATGGTGTTCAGAACACCGGCTGCGTCTTCCTTGTTCGCGTCGATGTAGCGATGGGCGCCCAGTGTCATCGCTTCCGCTGCAATGTCTTCGCCGCGTCCCACCGCCACCACCCGCAATCCCATCTTGCGGGCATATTGCAGCGCCATGTGGCCGAGGCCGCCAATGCCCAAAATTGCGACAGTATCGCCCGCCTCGGCGCCCGACTTCTTCAGCGCGTTAAACGTGGCAATGCCCGCGCACAGGATGGGTGCTGCTTCTTGCGACGATAATTCGTCGGGGATGGAAATGAGGCCTGTAGCGCGCGCGATCATCATTTCGGCATAGCCGCCGTCGCAGGTGGAGCCGACTGTGGGCTGGTTTCG
It contains:
- a CDS encoding DNA -binding domain-containing protein, whose amino-acid sequence is MNRSTGKDETASSTLSDEVPWSDTVTAYDRQHFTIYLRILDACADNASEEEMAELILGIDPVLEPVRARKVLRSHLDRANWMVTSGYKELFAS
- a CDS encoding cupin domain-containing protein, translating into MRINEDLTKPVIVHAARLDWVPSPAAGVDRRMLYRIGGEVARATSIVRYAPGSAFPRHVHAGGEEILVLEGTFQDEHGDYPAGSYFRNPPGTSHVPASQDGCTIFVRLWQFRKGDDVQIVRQPGEGEAAPLRKGVGKARVLFNEDKERVSIEDWQANSSVTVKNRRGLEFLVLSGNLAVGDEKLEPQSWGRLPAGEPLQAMTGPQGARIWIKDAPLQHADVLPMPD
- a CDS encoding alcohol dehydrogenase catalytic domain-containing protein → MRAAYKAMQIASGSLELVERQTPAPKANEVLIAVEACGVCGADPSDIDRADPTLKPPRVPGHEVVGRIVALGENTPSIWKIGQRVGVGRLGGHCNECGECRRGRFNLCRNQPTVGSTCDGGYAEMMIARATGLISIPDELSSQEAAPILCAGIATFNALKKSGAEAGDTVAILGIGGLGHMALQYARKMGLRVVAVGRGEDIAAEAMTLGAHRYIDANKEDAAGVLNTMGGAKAILTTTADSAAVAAIMPALAPEGRLVVLGVGKDPLPVSTGYLVGAERGIIGSITGSPFENEKTLDFSVLTGVRPMIETMPLELAAEAVQKMRSGDVKFRIVLTMGDQPNAHQ